The genome window ATTTCAGTCAATTATGACCAACTGCGCTGTGAAAGTCAGCTTCGCAGTCGAGGGGGAAGATGTAGCAAGACTCTCCACAATGGATGCTGCTTTTTCAGAGGCCATAGAGAGAAGCCTTGGCTCCCTCACTGTTGGAAAAGGCATTGTAAAAATAACTGGAAATTCTGGAGAGCAGCAGCCGCCTCCTGCAATCGTTACCTTTGATTATATTGAGAAATAGCGCTAGGAGAATTTTCGTTTCAGATTTTTCTATTGAACGTTAAAGAATGTCGTACTGCAGAAAAAGCAGTGCGTTTCATCTGAATGAGCAGATTTGACCTCCCCGCACTAAAGGATGAGGCTTTCGATATGTAAAGAGCCATTTTTTAAAAAACAACAATTTCTTTGTTTATCCAACAATTTCCCTTATTTCCTTGATGATCGTGTTCTCAATATGTTGAGTCCAAAGCATTTCAGGTATATCTATAGCGAGGAAGAGCCAAGTTAGAAGGATCGCTTCTGCAGCTGCTACCGCAATATTTTGGATCCACTTTCCTATTCCAATATGAATTGTGAAGTCATTTGGCTGCCCCGCTATTAGAATTGTGAATGCTCTATCTGCTGTTATAATATCACGCAAGATGCCTTCCTTCTTTGCCTGGATCACTATTCCTGCAGGAACAGTGGCCACCTGTGTTTTGTATCCATCGCTCTCTAATTTCTGAGCAATCTGCTGAGCTAACTGATTCAGATCCTTATTTTTGCCTTGGAATCTCAGCACCTTTTCTGAAACCAAATTTAGCACCTCATTGATAAATAAAACAGCTCTTCTATTGTTTAAACTTTTGCTTTTTTCAAAAACTTCAATTCTATTTCATTTTTTCCGATTTAGAAACTATATATATTCTCTCCAATCTTGGGAGTCTTTCTTCTTGGAATTGGTTTCTCAAAAGTGAATGCGGCGGCCGGGATTTGAACCCGGGATTGCCGGCGTGGCAGGCCGGCGTCCTAATCCAGGCTAGACGACCGCCGCTTCCAATAATTCTAGAATCACAAGAGCTTTTTAAATTAATTGCTTTTTCCGCAAAGACAATTAACTGCATTTGACCATGAACACACAGGAGGGATGACGGCATGAGCACTGGAAACTTCAACTACTATTGGAACTGGTTCGTAGAATGGATTGCTGATGGAGATGCCTCGCTCAGAGCTTCCTCAAGAGTATATGCATTTGAAAAAACTCCCTATCAAAGCGTTATGGTTGTAGAGCTTGTTTCCTTGGGAAAAACTCTGATAATTGATGGAAAAGTTCAGTCAAGCCTGTACGATGAGCACATATATCATGAGAGCCTTGTCCATCCACCTCTAATAACTCACGGCCTCCCCGAGAAAGTCCTAATTCTGGGAGGAGGAGAGGGAGCTACATTGAGGGAAGTTCTGAGGTACAGAACTGTCCGCGAGGTGCACATGGTTGATATAGACGAGAAAGTTGTTGAGTTCTCTAGAAACTTTCTGAAGGAGTGGCACAGAGGAGCGTTTGATGATCCAAGAACGAGAATCATAATAGCAGATGGAAGAAAGTTCGTTGAGGAAGCTGCTGCGAGGGGAGAGAAGTACGATGCTGTCATAATAGATCTGGTTGATCCATTGAGCGGAGGACCAGCAGTTAAGCTCTACACAAGAGAGTTCTATCATCTTATAGGAAAAATTCTTGAAGATGATGGAGTGATGGTCACACAGGCAACAAGCCCCATTCTATATCAGAGAATGTATGCTGTGATCCTCAATACTGTAGCTTCTGCTTTCTCAATAGCAAGACCTTATTTAACATACATCAGAAGCTACAACGGTCCATGGGGATTTGTCTACGGTTCCAATAAAAAAGATCCTCTTGCTTTACAACCAGAGGAAATTAACAAGAGAATTTCCTCACTGCTAAGCACCCCCAGCGAATTGAAATTCTACGACGGAGAAACCCATGAAGCTCTATTCAAGATAACAAAGAACATCAGAGATGGTCTAAAAAGCTGGAGAGAAGTTTCAACTGATGAATCCCCAAAGTACATTGACATCTAGTTTTTTGATGACAAAAATTCTTGGTTTTTTAGCAACCTTCCCCTGCTGTTTATTTTTTATAATGATTTAAGCTAATATTCCGTCGAAATCAATATAAAGCCTTCAACTTCTATAATATTAAATGGACTCTCCGGGAGCTCAGAGGCTCGCCGCGGCCTTAGCCCGGCGGCACAGCCGCAACATGGAGCGATTTGCTCCTAGAATGAGCGGGCTGTCTCCGGCTGCGGGAAAACTTCTGCCTCTGGGCGAGTACCGGGGACAGCAAAAATCTTATAAGCCAATTAGAATAATTCGAGTAATCGCAATCAAGATGACGGCTCGAGGAGACCCCGCAGGTGCGGGGAAAACTCGGGTCCGAGATAGGCTGCGCGAGAATCCCCAAAATCAGGTTGGGGGTGGCGCAGAATTCCACCAAGGGATTCATCCCCCCAACCTTGCGGCCGAACTCCGGTTGATCCTGCCGGACCCGACCGCTATCGGGGTGGCGCTAAGCCATGGGAGTCGCACATCCCACCGCTGTGGGGTGTGGCGAACGGCTGAGTAACGCGTGGCTAACCTACCCTCGGGACGGGAACAACTCCGGGAAACTGGAGCTGATTCCCGATAGGTGGGGAGTCCTGGAACGGTTCTCCACCGAAAGGGACTAGAAGGGGCTATCGCTTCTAGTCCGCCCGAGGATGGGGCTGCGTCCCATCAGGTAGTTGGCGGGGTAATGGCCCGCCAAGCCTATAACGGGTAGGGGCCGTGAGAGCGGGAGCCCCCAGATGGGCACTGAGACAAGGGCCCAGGCCCTACGGGGCGCACCAGGCGGGAAACCTCCGCAATGCGGTAACCCGTGACGGGGTCACCCCGAGTGCTCCCCTTATGGGGAGCTTTTCCCTGCTGCAGGAAGGCAGGGGTAATAAGTGGGGGGCAAGACTGGTGTCAGCCGCCGCGGTAATACCAGCCCCACGAGTGGTCGGGACGGTTATTGGGCCTAAAGCGCCCGTAGCCGGCCCAGCAAGTTCCTGCCTAAATCACTGGGCTCAACCCAGTGGCTGGCAGGAATACTGCTGGGCTAGGAGGCGGGAGAGGCCGGGGGTACTCCTAGGGTAGGGGCGAAATCCTATAATCCTAGGAGGACCACCAGTGGCGAAGGCGCCCGGCTGGAACGCGCTCGACGGTGAGGGGCGAAAGCTGGGGGAGCAAACCGGATTAGATACCCGGGTAGTCCCAGCTGTAAACGATGCGGACTAGGTGTTGGACGGACCTAGAGTCCGTCCAGTGCCGCAGGGAAGCCGTTAAGTCCGCCGCCTGGGGAGTACGGCCGCAAGGCTGAAACTTAAAGGAATTGGCGGGGGAGCACCACAAGGGGTGGAGCCTGCGGCTTAATTGGAGTCAACGCCGGGAACTTTACCGGGGGCGACAGCAGGATGACGGCCAGGCTAATGACCTTGCCCGACGCGCTGAGAGGAGGTGCACGGCCGTCGCCAGCTCGTGCCGTGAGGTGTCTGGTTAAGTCCAGCAACGAGCGAGACCCCTGCCCCTAATTGCTACCCATCCCTTCGGGGGTGGGGCACATTAGGGGGACTGCCGGCGTCTAAGCCGGAGGAAGGTGGGGGCCACGGCAGGTCAGCATGCCCCGAAACCCCCGGGCTGCACGCGGGCTACAATGGCTGGGACAGCGGGATCCGACCTCGAAAGAGGAAGGTAATCCCTCAAACCCAGCCGCAGTTGGGATCGAGGACTGAAACCCGTCCTCGTGAACGAGGAATCCCTAGTAACCGCGCGTCATCATCGCGCGGTGAATACGTCCCTGCTCCTTGCACACACCGCCCGTCGCTCCACCCGAGTGGGGAAAGGGTGAGGCCTTGCTCTTAAATGGGCGAGGTCGAACCCTTTCCCCGCGAGGGGGGAGAAGTCGTAACAAGGTAGCCGTAGGGGAACCTGCGGCTGGATCACCTCCTGGTGGCTACAGGAGGTTGGGGGGATATGACCTTGGTGGGACTGCAGAGCCACTTCTCGCGCGGCCTATCTATTTCCATGCAGCTCGAGACAATGTCTCGGGCGAAGGGCTGAGGGAGGAGAGATCATCCTCTCAATGCGGCCATGTACAGGAGCATCTGGACGCCTAATTGGGCGGGCCCTGTCCCAGGAGCGGCACTTAAGCCGTCTGGTGGATGGCTCGGCTCGGGCGCCGAAGAAGGGCGCGGCAAGCGGCGAAATGCCTGGGGGAGGCGCATGCAGCCGTAGAACCCAGGATTCCCGAATGGGACCTCCTAGCGTGGACTAATAGTCCACGCTGCTCCGTAAGGAGCGGGAACCCCCCGAACGGAAACATCTTAGTAGGGGGAGGAGGAGAAACCAAGAGGGATTCCCTGAGTAGGGGCGACCGAAAGGGGAAGAGGCCAAACCAAACCCCTGCGCGATAAGTGTGGGGGGATGTGGTGTTGCGGGCCCATGGCTGAGCCTTGAGCTCAGGGGGCCGACCTAGGATAGCCGAAGTAGGCTGGAAAGCCTCACCGTAGAGGGTGATAGTCCCGTAGGCAAAATCCTGGGGGCCTCTGCCATGGGCCAGAGTACCCCGGTCTGGTTTGACCGAGGGAAGCCGGGAGGCATCAGCTTCCAAGCCTAAATACGTCCCGAGACCGATAGCGAACAAGTACCGTGAGGGAAAGCTGAAAAGAACCCCGGGAGGGGGGTGAAAAGAGCCTGAAACCAGGCGGTTACACAGGATGCAGCCCTCAAGAGATGACTTCCTCCAAAGGAAAGCGGGGTGACCCGCAAGTACGAGGAGGGGGGATCGGGGTTGCATCTTCCGTCTTGAAACACGGGCCGGGGAGTTCACGGTTGTGGCGAGCTTAAGGGGTATACCCCCGAAGGCTCAGGGAAACCGACGGTCCGCAACCGGCTCTGCCGGTGAGGGACGGGGTCCCAAAGGGCCTGGAGTCACAGCCGTGAGACCCGAAACCGGGTGATCTAGGCGGGGGCAGAGCGAAGCCGAGGGAAACCTCGGTGGAGGCTCGAAAGGGTTCTGACGTGCAATTCGTTCCCCTGACCCCCGTCTAGGGGCAAAAGACCAATCTAACCCGGTGATAGCTGGTTCCCGCCGAAGTGGGTCTCAGCCCAGCCTCACTGGAGGTTGGCCGTGGGGTAGAGTTACTGATTAGGGGTGCAGTAGCCGAAAGGCTACGGCTCCTAGTCAAACTCCGAACCTGCGGCCGCCGAAGAAGGTGGGAGTGGGGTTTCCCAGGGGTAAGCCTGGGAGCCGAGAGGGGAACAACTCAGACCGAGGTTAAGGCCCCTAAGTGCCGGCTAAGTGCCATCGAAAGGGCGTCACCAGCCTAAGACAGTGGGGAGGTGGGCCCAGCAGCAGCCATCCTCTAAGGAGTGCGTAACAGCTCACCCACCGAGGCTGGTGGCCCCGAAGATTGGTCGGGGCTAAGCCGGCCGCCGATACCTCGGGGCACCCCTGCAATGCAGGGGTGATCCGGTAGGCGGGCGTCGGGGTGGGGTAGAAGTTGGGCCGTGAGGTCCAATGGACCCGCTCCGAGTGCGGATCCCGGTGGTAGTAACAGCGAAGAGGGGTGAGAATCCCCTCCGCCAGAAAGGGCCAGGGTTCCTCGGCAACGGTCGTCGGCCGAGGGTCAGCCGGTCCTAAACAGGCCCGTAACACGGTGCCTGTGAAAGGGAAACAGGTTAACATTCCTGTGCCGTGGAGGTAGGCTTCGCGGCAACGCAAGGCTCGGTCTCCGACGCTTCGGGGTAGACCGACAGGGGTTGCCACCCCTGCTAACCTGCCGTGGACCGGGGAGTACCGTCATGGTGAGAACCGGTCTAAGGGGGGAATGGCCTGCCTTGTGCAGGTTCGGTCAATCCCTGGAGCCCATGAAAAGGGGACCGAGAACGATCCTCCACGCCCGTACCGAGAACCGACACAGGTGCCCCAGGGTGAGAAGCCCAAGGCGTCTGGGGGGCAGCGCAGGCCAGGGAACTCGGCAAATTGGCCCCGTAACTTCGGGATAAGGGGTGCCTGTGGTTCTGGGCTGAAACCCGGATCCACAGGTCGCAGTGACCAGGGGGACCTGACTGTTTAATAAAAACATAGCTCACCGCTAGCCCGTAAGGGTGTGTACGGTGGGTGAATCCTGGCCACTGGCGGTCCGTGAAACCCGGGTACAACCGGGCGAAGCGCCGCTGAAGGCCGGGAGTAACTCTGACTCTCTTAAGGTAGCCAAATGCCTTGCCGGGTAAGTTCCGGCGCGCATGAACGGATCAACGAGGTCCCCACTGTCCCGGTCTGCGCCCCCGTGAATCTACCTGCTGGTTCACAGTCCAGCAACCTCCCGTAGGGAGAGAAGACCCCGTGGAGCTTTACTGCAGCCAGACGTTGTCCTATGGGCGTGGGAGCGTAGCGTAGGTGGGAGGCGTCGAACCCATCCTTTCGGGGATGGGGGAGCCGATCCTGAAACACCACCCTTCTGCGCCCGTAGGACTAACCCTGGCGCAAGCTGGGGGACAGCGCCTGGTGGGCAGTTCGGCTGGGGCGGCACGCGCGCGAAAAGATAACACGCGCGCCCAAAGGTCGGCTCAAGCGGGTCAGAAACCCGCTGTAGAGTGCAAGGGCAAAAGCCGGCCTGACCGGACCCTGGATAACAAGGGGTCCGGACGGGAAACCGAGGCCTAGCGAACGCTCGTGCCCCCACTGGTGGGGGCCGGGCATGACAGAAAAGTTACCCCGGGGATAACGGAGTCGTCGCGGGCGAGAGCTCCCATCGACCCCGCGGTTTGCTGCTTCGATGTCGGCTCTTCCCATCCTAGAGGTGCAGCAGCCTCTAAGGGTGGGGCTGCCCGCCCATTAAAGGGGATCGTGAGCTGGGTTTAAACCGTCGTGAGACAGGTTGGACTCTACCCACGGGAGGCGTCGGCCGTCTGAGGGGAAGATGCCCCCAGTACGAGAGGAACAGGGCATCGCGGCCTCTAGTCTACCGGTTGTCCGGCAGGGCAATGCCGGGCAGCCACGCCGTTAGGGATAACCGCTGAAAGCATCTAAGCGGGAAGCCCGCCCCGAGACGAGACGGCCGTTCCTGCACGGGGCAACCTGTGCAGGAGGAGGGCCCCCATAGAAGATGGGCTTGATAGGACGGGGGTGTAAGCCCCAAGGGACTTGTTCCCGAGGGGTGAGCCTGCCGTTACTAAAAGCCCGACGCCGCTTAGCTTCCCCTGGGAGCATGCAGGACCGAGAATAGATATGAGCGGTCCGCAGGGCTCGCCCAAGGTTCAGCCCAGGTGCTCCTGTACATGGCTGTTAGAACATAAATTTCTGCTATTCTGATATATACTAGGTCTTTTATTCGCTTTTTCTTTCATAAAGCTTGCGGGGATTCACTTGATTCCAACTCCCATTGAACTCATCAACAAAGTTCATCCAACTCCAATTGTAAAGCTTAGGAACAGGATTAATGATTCTGCTCTCTACGCTAAGCTCGAGTTCTTCAATCCGTTTTCGCAGAGCATAAAGGATAGACCCGCCAAGCGCATTCTCGAGGAAGCCATCAGCTCTTCTCTTCCAAAAAAGATCTATGAGGCAAGCTCTGGAAACTTTGCTATAGCTTTGACACTTCTCTCAAACGCATATGGCATTCCAGTTAGAATATACCTCCCCAAGGGCTCTCCAACGTCCACTCAGTCACTGCTGAAATTGCTTGGAGCTGAGGTAGTAATAACAGATTTTGATAGCATAAATCCTGAAATGATTGAAATGGTGAAAGAGGAAGCCGAGAGAGATGGTGCTGTGAATCTAAACCAGTTTGAGAACGATCTAAATCCTCAGACTCACTATGAGGAAACCGGAAAAGAGCTTGTGGAGCAATTGCTAGAGGAGGGGGTGAAGCCAACTCATCTCATTGTTGGTCTTGGGACTACAGGGACGCTTTGGGGTGTGGTGAGGAGAGTGGAGGAAGTGAGAGAGTGGCGTGGAATTAAGATAATTGGCGTTCAGCCAGCTAAGGGATCAAAAATTCCTGGAATAAAGAGAATAGAATCCAGGCCAAAGTGGATTGGAATGGTAGAGCTAAATGAGATCTTGGATGTCAGCGATCGAGAGGCTGCACTGGGAGCAATAGAGGTTGGCAGAAAAGAGGGATTGCCCATAGGGCTTTCCTCTGGAGCTGTTTATATTGCTTATAAGAAAATAGCAGAAAGAGAGAGGGGAGTTTTTGTGACAATATTTCCCGACTCCATCTACAAGTATGTTGAAGTTCTGCAGAAGCTGGTTGGTGAGGCATTAAGGTGATGGCATCAAAGCTTCTGAGGAGAACAGCCCTGGCAAATATAGGGGATCTTCTCCCCCATGAGATGATAAGCGAGCAAACAGTCAATCTAGTGCAGAAGATGATTGCTAGCGATGGAGCTTTCAAAGTTCCGGTTCTTGTTGACAGCGAGTTTGGAATAATACTCGATGGACATCACAGAGTTGAAGCACTTAGAAGGCTCGGAATAAAGCTGGCTCCTGTCTATATTGTGGACTATCGCTCAAACGACATACTCGTCTTCTCAAGAAGGAAGGAGATAATTGTAACAAAGAATGAAGTTATAAGAAGAGCCCTGAGAGGTGACCTATATCCATATAAGACAACTAGACATGTGGTTGTTGGGGGAAGCATGCCTTGCTCACTTATATACCTAGATGAGCTGAGAGGGGAGAGAGCCCCCCTGCCTATTGTGAGCTTTCAAAGGAAAGCTTTCTCATTGGGATGATGAACGTTTTAAGAATGCTATCTCCTGGATCAAGCCTAGCATAGCCCATGGGAGGGATCCAGTTTGGATAGATCATCCTTATTTCTCTCAGCGAGATGAAGACCTTGTACAGCCTCGGATGCCTAATTTCAATGGCAACAGCACTTTTTGATCCCTGAATGAACATCTTTGACTCCGGAGATATGCCCTCTGGATTCCTCCTTCTTACATATCTCCAAATTTCCTCTGGAGTGCCGATCCTTATTTTTCCTATAGTAAATTCCCCCCAGATCTCCTTTACCCTCCCACTCACATATACTATGGCCACGCTTCCCTCTTCCAGTCCTGTTCCCCTTCCTCTCCTTAGCTCAAACTTTTTTCTTCTATCGAATATTGCTCTTGCATACTCAGGCCGAACCGAAAACATGTAGAATGTGCTCAAAGCACATCGGCCTCCCAGTTTTTCAATTCAGATTCGCAATTTTCATTGACCCTCCTACCAAATCAAAGCTCCTTCCTTTATAATTTCATCCTCTCTCGCCATGAAGCTTAAATCTCCTGACCTCCATAGCTCTAGAGAAAACGGAGCTCATGGCTGCAAAATTTTAATTCAAGGAGTTTAATAAAAGTGGAGTGAATGATTGGAGGATGTGGATTTGAGCAGGAGAATCGTCATAACAAATGATGATGGGATCTATAGCCCAGGGCTCAAGATACTTCATGATTCGGTTTCTGGCCTGGGAGAAGTCAACGTAATTGCACCAGAAACGCCGAAGAGCAGTACTGGACTAGGACTCACCCTGCACAAGCCTCTCAGAGTGATGAGAATTAAGCTCTGGGGAGAAAAACCTCTTATAGCAGTAAGTGGAACTCCTAGCGATATAATACACATTTCGGTCCATATACTAAATGGAAGACCTGACCTCGTTCTCTCAGGGATAAATGTGGGAGATAACACTAGCCTTCAGGTTATTCTTTCATCTGGAACAGTTGGGGCAGCGATGCAGGCATCTCTCCTGGGAATACCGAGCATCGCATTGAGCGCAGATGTCAGATCACCGGAGGAACTATTGAGGAAAAGCTACAGAAAGGGTGTAATGGCTGTGTCAAGAGCAATAGCTACCTATGTGCTTGAGAGAGGAATGCCAAAGGGCTTCGATCTGATTTCTGTCAACTTTCCCTCAGTTGTCGGAAAGAAGACAAGGGTAAAAATAGCTAAGCCTGCTAGAGTTAGATTTGCTCAGTACACGGAGAGAAGAATAGATCCCCAGGGAAGGCCGTACTTCTGGATATATGGAGAGCCCACATCTCCCGAGCAGGGAACAGATGCCTATGTAGTATTGGTAGAGAAGAACATTGCAATCACTCCGCTTTCTCTGAATCTGAGCTCATGCCAAGAGACAGAGGAAATAATTGAGCCAATGAGGGCTGAAGCTGAGAGGGCTCTGGAAACTGGAATCTCCGGCACATAAAAAACAATATTTACTTTTATAAGAAAAACAGGAAAGAGGTATTGTGCCATGAGCATAGTTTATACCTCGCTCGGAGATGTGAAGGTGGGTTCATATATAGTAATAGATGGCGAGCCCTGCAGAGTTGTGGAGATAACAAAGGCAAAGACTGGAAAGCATGGAAGCGCAAAGGCTCACGTTGTAGCAATAGGTCTATTCAGCGGCAGCAAGAAGACGATAACTGCTCCTGTTGATCAGAGGGTTGAGCAGCCGATAATAGAAAAGAGGGTTGCCCAGGTAATTTCGGACCTTGGAAAATCCTTCCAGCTAATGGATCTTGAGACATATGATACATTTGAGGTTCCAAAGCCGGAGGACCCAGAGCTTGCTGGGAAAATAGCACCTGGAAAAGATGTTGAATACTGGGAAGTAATGGGAAGAAGGATCATTGTGAGAACAAGAGGATGAAAGAGGATTGAATGATAGTTGAGCTCGCTGTTTTCTGGGCTTAGGGAAGCAATAAAGAAGTATTTTTCCAGCACCTCTCCCTACGAGGAGAGCGTTGAGGAGTTCATAAAGGACCTTCAGAGAACTCTCATAAAGTCTGATGTGAATGTAAAGATAGTTTTTGAGATGTCAAACAGAATAAAGAAGAGGGCTCTTGAGGAAAAGCCTCCTCAGGGAGCTTCTAGGAAGGATTGGTTTCTAAAGATAGTCTATGAGGAGCTAGTCTCGATTCTTGGAGGAGAGGAAGAGCCTGAGATAATTCCAAGGAAGAGGCCATATGTAATAATGCTGGTTGGGCTTCAGGGAAGTGGTAAAACAACCACAGCAGCAAAGCTGGCATGGTACTTTAAAACCAGGAAGCTCAAGTCTGGCCTTATTGCAGCTGATACTTACAGGGCTGGAGCATACGATCAGCTGAAGCAGCTGAGTGAGAAAGTTGGAGCTCTGTTCTATGGAGATCCAAGAGAGAGGGATCCTGTGGCTATAAGCTTGAGGGGAGTGGAGGAGCTGAAGAAGCAGGGGGTCGATGTCATTATCATTGATACAGCTGGGCGTCATGGCTATGGAAATGAGGCAGATCTCCTTGAAGAGATGAGGCAAATCGCTTCTGCTGTCAAGCCTGATGAAATAGTAATGGTTCTAGACGCTTCCATTGGACAGAAGGCTTCGGAAATAGCTAAAAGGTTTCATGAAGCTACTCCAATAGGAAGCATAGTGATATCAAAGATGGATGGAACTGCAAAGGGAGGCGGAGCTCTATCAGCAGTGGCGATGACGGGGGCAAAGATAAAGTTCATAGGCACTGGAGAGGAAATAAGCGAGATAGAGCCTTTCAGGACTAAAAGCTTTGTATCTAGGATACTTGGACTTGGGGACATTGAGGGACTTCTGGAGAGAATGAGATCGCTGGAGATAGATAAGGAGGAGCTGGAGAAGCAGGCTGAGGAGATGCTCACAAAGGGCCTAAATATGAAGCTCATATACAAGCAATTGATGCAGATAAGAAAGATGGGTCCTCTGAGCAAGGTGCTGAAAATGATTCCCGGGTTTAGCATGAGTATCCCAGATGACAGCGAGCTGGAAAAGATTGGGGAGGAAAAGTTCGACAGGTGGATCGCAGCCATCAACAGCATGACGTATGAGGAACTGGAGAAGCCGGAATTAATTGAAAGGGAGAAGAGCAGGCTGAGAAGAATAGCAATTGGTTCAGGAACAAGGGTGGAGGATGTAAGGGAGCTGCTGAAGTACTATGAGGGGACAAGGAGGATGCTGAAGCAGCTCAAGAGGAAGAAGTCCGTGCTGAAGAAGCTTGAGAAGGAGGGAGAGGGTCTTTTCTGAGCTTTCGTGGTGGGAATTTTGGGATCCATTCTGGAGGAAGCAGCCAATGTCATGAAATCATTTCCTCTCTGTGATTCTTGCCTAGGAAGGATGTTCTCAACTCTGATGAGGGGAATGAGCAATGAGGAGAGAGGAAAAGCTCTGAAGAGAGCTGTTGTAATGGATATACTGTTGAGGATGAAAAGCGGAGAAAAGGATGCCGAAAATAATTTGAGGGAAATTGCCAGATCGCTGGGAGAGGACTTCAATGAGACTCTGAAGTCGGTTGGAATGCAGAGAGATGTTGTGCCATGCTATATTTGCGGAAACAATATCAGGGAATGGAAGAAGCTGTATGAGAAAGCTGTTGAAAGGCTGAAGGAAGTTTCTGCGGAGTCGTTTCTGGTAGGTGTTCGAATACCAAGAGATATTGAGGAAAGGGAGGAGGAAGTTGTGAGAGCTCTCTCCCTTTATACTGCAGAATCAATTAAATCTGAGCTTAAGAGGGAAATCGGAAAATCCATTTCCATGCGTCTTGGAATACCTGTTGAGTTCAAGACTCCTGGGGCCGTTGTATATGTTGATGTTGGGAAAAATGATGTTGAGATTGCTGTGAACCCCCTATTCATAAAGGGAAGATATGTGAAGAGCGGAAGGAACATAAGCCAGATCAGGTGGTTCGATGAGCCATTGAGCAGCGACTCCCTGTCTATAGAAAAGATGATTTCATCGCTTCTGAAAATATACGATGGATCTGAGATTGTCCTTCATGCCTCTGGTAGGGAGGATGTCGATGTCAGAATGCTTGGGTATGGAAGGCCATTTGTGGTAGAAATTAAGAATCCAAGAAAAAGAAGAGCAAATTTAAAGCTTGTCTCGGATATTCTGAACAGATCCTCTCCATATGGTAGATTTTTCATTGAAGGAATTGGAAAGAGGGATGATGTGAGAACCCTTAAGCTTATGGATAGGGCCAAACTGAAAGCATATAGGTTCGTGGCTGTTTCAGAGGAGCCAGTGAATGAAGATGATATTGAGAAAATTGCTGCAGGTTTGAGGGGAGCTACGATAAAGCAGAGAACGCCCACCAGGGTTCTGAAGAGAAGGGCAGACATTGTG of Fervidicoccaceae archaeon contains these proteins:
- the speE gene encoding polyamine aminopropyltransferase; translation: MSTGNFNYYWNWFVEWIADGDASLRASSRVYAFEKTPYQSVMVVELVSLGKTLIIDGKVQSSLYDEHIYHESLVHPPLITHGLPEKVLILGGGEGATLREVLRYRTVREVHMVDIDEKVVEFSRNFLKEWHRGAFDDPRTRIIIADGRKFVEEAAARGEKYDAVIIDLVDPLSGGPAVKLYTREFYHLIGKILEDDGVMVTQATSPILYQRMYAVILNTVASAFSIARPYLTYIRSYNGPWGFVYGSNKKDPLALQPEEINKRISSLLSTPSELKFYDGETHEALFKITKNIRDGLKSWREVSTDESPKYIDI
- a CDS encoding cysteine synthase family protein; the protein is MIPTPIELINKVHPTPIVKLRNRINDSALYAKLEFFNPFSQSIKDRPAKRILEEAISSSLPKKIYEASSGNFAIALTLLSNAYGIPVRIYLPKGSPTSTQSLLKLLGAEVVITDFDSINPEMIEMVKEEAERDGAVNLNQFENDLNPQTHYEETGKELVEQLLEEGVKPTHLIVGLGTTGTLWGVVRRVEEVREWRGIKIIGVQPAKGSKIPGIKRIESRPKWIGMVELNEILDVSDREAALGAIEVGRKEGLPIGLSSGAVYIAYKKIAERERGVFVTIFPDSIYKYVEVLQKLVGEALR
- a CDS encoding ParB N-terminal domain-containing protein produces the protein MASKLLRRTALANIGDLLPHEMISEQTVNLVQKMIASDGAFKVPVLVDSEFGIILDGHHRVEALRRLGIKLAPVYIVDYRSNDILVFSRRKEIIVTKNEVIRRALRGDLYPYKTTRHVVVGGSMPCSLIYLDELRGERAPLPIVSFQRKAFSLG
- the surE gene encoding 5'/3'-nucleotidase SurE, whose translation is MDLSRRIVITNDDGIYSPGLKILHDSVSGLGEVNVIAPETPKSSTGLGLTLHKPLRVMRIKLWGEKPLIAVSGTPSDIIHISVHILNGRPDLVLSGINVGDNTSLQVILSSGTVGAAMQASLLGIPSIALSADVRSPEELLRKSYRKGVMAVSRAIATYVLERGMPKGFDLISVNFPSVVGKKTRVKIAKPARVRFAQYTERRIDPQGRPYFWIYGEPTSPEQGTDAYVVLVEKNIAITPLSLNLSSCQETEEIIEPMRAEAERALETGISGT
- a CDS encoding translation initiation factor IF-5A — encoded protein: MSIVYTSLGDVKVGSYIVIDGEPCRVVEITKAKTGKHGSAKAHVVAIGLFSGSKKTITAPVDQRVEQPIIEKRVAQVISDLGKSFQLMDLETYDTFEVPKPEDPELAGKIAPGKDVEYWEVMGRRIIVRTRG
- a CDS encoding signal recognition particle protein Srp54; this translates as MSSLFSGLREAIKKYFSSTSPYEESVEEFIKDLQRTLIKSDVNVKIVFEMSNRIKKRALEEKPPQGASRKDWFLKIVYEELVSILGGEEEPEIIPRKRPYVIMLVGLQGSGKTTTAAKLAWYFKTRKLKSGLIAADTYRAGAYDQLKQLSEKVGALFYGDPRERDPVAISLRGVEELKKQGVDVIIIDTAGRHGYGNEADLLEEMRQIASAVKPDEIVMVLDASIGQKASEIAKRFHEATPIGSIVISKMDGTAKGGGALSAVAMTGAKIKFIGTGEEISEIEPFRTKSFVSRILGLGDIEGLLERMRSLEIDKEELEKQAEEMLTKGLNMKLIYKQLMQIRKMGPLSKVLKMIPGFSMSIPDDSELEKIGEEKFDRWIAAINSMTYEELEKPELIEREKSRLRRIAIGSGTRVEDVRELLKYYEGTRRMLKQLKRKKSVLKKLEKEGEGLF
- a CDS encoding tRNA pseudouridine(54/55) synthase Pus10, whose translation is MGSILEEAANVMKSFPLCDSCLGRMFSTLMRGMSNEERGKALKRAVVMDILLRMKSGEKDAENNLREIARSLGEDFNETLKSVGMQRDVVPCYICGNNIREWKKLYEKAVERLKEVSAESFLVGVRIPRDIEEREEEVVRALSLYTAESIKSELKREIGKSISMRLGIPVEFKTPGAVVYVDVGKNDVEIAVNPLFIKGRYVKSGRNISQIRWFDEPLSSDSLSIEKMISSLLKIYDGSEIVLHASGREDVDVRMLGYGRPFVVEIKNPRKRRANLKLVSDILNRSSPYGRFFIEGIGKRDDVRTLKLMDRAKLKAYRFVAVSEEPVNEDDIEKIAAGLRGATIKQRTPTRVLKRRADIVRSKRIHDISLTRIGENAILGILVADGGLYVKELISGDDGRTVPSFSSLTGKKMSCAELDVLKVFI